TAACCTTCTATTGCAAAAAATAgtcttaaataattgtaaaaacgaACTGCTTTACTACAAATAATGTTCTTATATTTCTTATAATCTGCTTTCATGGAAATAATTACTTTTAATTCAACTGaatttatttaagattttcacacatgaatacataaaaacaattttgtttcaaacatcTTTACTATGCACTCATTTAAGTATCAGACGAACGTTTgaaaatataactataaataaaatcaaaagccACTAACATTCAAACAATACTAACAAgcgaaaaaatattttattaaaaagagaGTTCATATATTTGCTACAATGGTAAAAGGCACCCACTGTGAGACTGATGTCGCTAACTTGGATCTCTTCCGTGGACCACTTTCCAAATAGTTTGATTTCTGGCAGTTCTGCCATAACAGGCGCTGCTTTGTCATTTGCAGTTCTCCATCTGCAGAACAAAAAAACGAGATGAATTCATTTTGTATACACTCTAAAACACAGTAAATGAAAAATTGGAGGCCAATGAGAAAATCGCATCACAATGGCACTGGATATAAAATCTGTTTATTAAGGACTATATAATTAGGAGTTTGATAGTTTCAAAATCGACCGCGCTAGCATAagggcaaatgttctgaccaagtgtaatGAGATTTGACACTTAATTTGACTTCTTGATTATTAATAAGGCTTCACTATAGCCATTCAAGGAAAAATAGCCTACCCTCTTGCAGTCATATTTTACATCAGACTGGAATAGTATTGTACTCGGCTGagacatcatttgaacaaaaagtTCGACCACGtttgaaatgtgacttcttgattGTTAACAAGCTTTGTCTTTAATTATATATAGTGACTTGGTTTTTTATTTaatgtgacccagtttcaaggcaaatgttctgaccaagtctcgtgaagattggacaataaatgaacCTGCACAAAAAAGTATAATGTAAAATGACCTTCACTAAATCTGTATGCTTCATGAAACTGCTTAAAATGTGCAACTGTTCCATGAAACAACTTAACCAACAGATCCAccaatagaccgttccataatttagtaattacccaattatctcccctgaatactctccgcgtccgccattacactgctgctaacaaccggtaacatatataagagagcaccgattattcaacggatgaatttcattcttaattctaaggccgtcatgacATGACCTtggttgtatgaaataaagtttttctgccagGGGAGATGTTACGCTAGTGTTATGAcagaaaaaatgtttgaaaaacattcatttttaggtatttgtctaggaaaaataacacattgacacatttaaaaaagcattaaattaaattaaatgcaatattttccatttgattatttgcatcaatcttaaaattgtgtaagcctttgcattccagtatttaattgcccctttgttcaaataatccgattatctcgttttgatcagatattgtccagacattacaaacaacatggtgtcatgaaccacactgggtggcagatgacagtctggtcattaaacacaaatgatgatgccaccatgtctcctctttctggtagtatttagcagtcatttggttggataatttacccccgacatacttaacagttgcgtacattagatgtgttacatattgtacaaattaaaagttatgtccaatatagaatatcaaaaattgtacaccgtaaagatactagcccgtttaatttatgaaaaaattaagtatttaataataataaaatgtacgtatatatatttaacgtatttagcgggtatcggttaattaacactacgtcattccgtataaagattaaATGTTACGgcatgcacgaacgacatcataaaaacaagaaattacatttgactcCAACAGAggtaaaaatgatttttaaatatgtgtatataaatatatgtgcgttaaaatgttagatatttgtctCTCACACTCACTAGTAACAAGCTTTCAATAAATACGAGTGCAccgttcaatttgcataatgggaagttgtgtttttcagttgtatgttaatattcctcaaaagcgtcatttttttgtacaaaaccaATGAAATTagaattacatgtaaataccgtcatgcacttcgcttttaatagggctttgtagtacgtttattttcaatgcaccccttacacttgcTATCACTCATTTGTGTATCACACTAGtgtactcatgccattgataattatatttttataataagatgtattactattgtaatttattgaagcttttctgcaaaaaaacaccaatacggcttatgcatagagctctttgttgtgtcaaattgtcggcctttcagtcttcagataatctttactttgatgctaatgccgcgtttttttaaagatgcagataaatgtattaataaattcgttttgcccttcataatatatttttgaaatattatttaggtgtttttttagattttttttcgaTTATATGACTAAAccagtgtcgttatccatatgctttgcgttactgcaaagacctataaaataaatacattttttagtattttagctGTATAGCTGTTTAATGATTACAATATGAAAATCTATTCAACTAGATATATTCAAATTATCTTCATATTCCGTATAATTacctaaaagatcgtcaagatcaatatcactctctcatgataaaaagttcGGTTTTTAACGtgacataattccagctcacaaaatttaatttaaatccaaacaacaatttTGTATCTCTGATTTCAACTAGAACAagaaaataatggaaggcgtatcaaaaatatcattcttaatataatatgttatgattttagaatATAGAGTCTTACCAAAtaagaccaattacaaacaattagcggtaattaatttcGCGAGAATCTTtgaaaatataatctgcttgatgttgcggctatcaaaatcaacacaacaatacattagtgaattgtttgtaacaagATAAAAGTAAAAAGTCTAATCAAGACAaaatatgagcgactgaaccggcaaattttcgccgacgattaccacttgattacacacacaaaaacaaatacacgaaacattataaacattttatttgtaacaatcaatctcaacttcaaacaatcattttaacaacaaaaatgcgATAATCacctgaaaataattcattaagtaatttatttatccgacatcggcgaagcgggtattctctacgtttttggcttttggaatcgcagactcgcacaagttagcagtagtgtaatggcggacagtcacgtgactggcAATACGGTGGcagtcaatttatcgattctggaacggtctataagcATCATGAATTAGACAAAATGTAactttttcacaatttaaatgttataaaccATAATAATATATAGCGCAATGAGCAGCATAATCCTCAATTTTTTCGTAATTGTAAAGTCTAATGTTTCCAACCGaagaataacaaataataattatgtttttaaatttattaacgtcataaaattcaataaataaacagaAACGATAGCCTGGCTAATCTCTATGCCATACCACTCTTTTTTAAATGAGTACATAATTAAACGTAGAAGTAGAATGggaatataaaaatgttaaagatgTTATGTTTTCCACAAACTACGCAACTACAGTGTACCACTCACCTAGTGCCATCTTCCCAGCTACACTTGTATGGCTTCTTCCTAAAGAAGTCTATGCTGTTGACATCAATGTAAAATGGCTGTGAGCCATTAAAACCGGACCTTGTAGACAATACATAGTGataagatatttgcaaaagttactAAACCTTTCTTAATACAGGCTGCTCAACTATACAATTTTTTCATAGGTACGAGTATTGGTCAATGACATTTCTTTACGGTTAAAAACCTTGGTAAGTGACGGTACATGATGGCCTTTAAGACATGTgttaagtttcaattgaatatgtGTTGTCAagatatgaacaataatataaagatttttcaCAGGGCCTTTAAGCCAAGGGATGCCACCATGCTTGAATGGCTTTGTAAGGAATTTTCAAGCAATATGATTGTATTAGGTCTTGAGTTACAGGGTGCAGGATCTCGTGACTTTGTTGGATTCACAATTGAAGGTTGggtgcttttcttcaaataactttttaaatatattttctttaaaatttcaaCAAGTACAAAATACAGTTTTTGATGATGCTTATGCAATGTAAAATACACcagaaaaacattatttaataagcctgtgttattGGTGAAAATTTCGATGTGTAACGCATTCATTTTTACGGCTATGCTTCGCGCAACATGAAATTTGGCACTGAGTTCATAGGTATTCAATGAtaaattcttaaatcttaagacaTTGGCAcaaatgcaagaaaaactgtcttttatgcactaacgATTTTTGCAAACGTTTTTCAAgaacttaagatatttgcaaaaattaagttcttaacggtgtgtttacattccgtCCAGCTCGTGTGTAAACCTCGTTGATGCTGCACCCTGGTTATGCATAAATTAATTAACGACACATGATGAGAAAAGGAAACCGTATTGCCAACAAAGGGTCTTTGTCCATGGAAAAAGATCTGGGGTTCTAATTTAATGACATTAAATACTtgtattttatatcaatatatttttatcagtACAGAGATATGTACTTTTTGCATGCAAACCTGTTCCAACCCATTATTCTTAGGCAGACAAAATAGTGATCATGGTCGAACACCTTTTACCTTTCAGTCAACAGTCGTGCTATAACttattttaccttttaccttttATCTTATGCCTTTACTtaatatgaagaagtgaaactccagctgctggagcagtactgcattcttattataaacaatgagttggtcctttatttaaagtgaccaattgccagaacagtacgaaacagcaaaataccaaacaacatacacacatagaagaataaagctggtgtcaccgccttggaacggtataTGCAAAGTATTGGGgctttaaaccggttttagagcgctcaacctcacacttggcccagcaatattcatgatacatataagtgtaaatacaaCTTAACCTCATAGCAtagcaactcaaattaaacaataataaaagggaattaaaaagcattcaatttaattaccatgtAATAACTCAATGGTTGgcaggagaccagagcaacagattTACAAATGTTTGAGAAACGATGAAATGAAaatacgaacaagtgtcaactatatcccttcttttaagaaaaaagatttaagaatataacaTCATATAGTAAATATGTAAGACTACCATACAGCAAACGTCTTCCAAGTCAAGCATTAAAATTATCACCTTATATAAAGTCACTGATCCAATGTAAAACAAGCGTGAACAGACTGTCTGAAAATCATTCGATAAAGCCATCAGTCAATAATGTTCTTAAACACTCGACCTTAGAAATTCAAGCGAAAATATAACAGGCATTCCGATAGGTAAATATTTTCAGTCAAGAGAAAGATTTAGGTTTAAACATTTTCCAGACATTAAGTCACGTTTTCTAGGCTACGCTGTAAATTTTAATTACACAATCGTAAACCTCTTGCGCTGGTCATTCCGGTTTGAGCCATCAGCCTCTATGAGATTTTCATCAACGTCCACAACTTCCTCCGTCTCTGAAGCCCCAAGCAGCATAAATGTACACAACATTTTTAAGTTTCAGTAATGggtattattatttgattgttcTTCTGTCCAAATACATACTGTATTAAACATTCATATACGAGACACCATATGTGCTACTAACATTTTTAATTTCAACGTAGTAGCCGGACTTCTTTTTATGTCAACACTCACTGACCCCAGGCTTCATCTATTATACTTATACTACAAATAGCATGGTATAATTCTTAAAAAGATTGCGATTTGTTTCTGTCTTTTTAAAGTAAATGCCAAATAGGTATGTAATACATGCAATAAAAATGATCTTACCATCACACTATTACTTTTATCAACACTGTCTTACCGTTGCACCATTCAGGCCGGATAGCTACAAGGGGAGTCTTATTTACGTCACCATAGCGACGGAACAACTCATGTAGGTAGAACTGTTTGTAGATGCCGGGGGGTCTGGCCTGGGTGAGGATTAGAATTCAATGAAAAAGATGTGATGTAACAATCAACCCCAAAAAGATTTACGGGCATGAATGATAGGTAAGTACTAGTTACTGGTAGGATAAATATTTATCCttcaatttttcaattaaacacaATCTGAAAGACTTCTGTCAGAATTCACTCTTATTTATTAAGCTCTATATCAACAACAATTTATGAATTATTTCCAGGAAAACGATTTAGTTTCAACAGTCCTAATGTTAATTCAAAGCAAAATTCAGATTACTTATTAATGTGACGATAATCATAAGAATAGATACCACAAGATAACCAAAAATAGGTCATCCttgaatattaaacatatttgagtatgtaatttaattatattgatttaataGCAGCTTACAAGTAAATGTGGTAACAAGTACAATGAAAGTGTATACCTGAGCGAATAACTTTACTGCTTCATCCACACTACAATGTACgaaaacataattttgcataataGGCACATATAATGAACATCAGTGTACATGCGTATATTTAAGTTTCACTTATTGTTATGGTATTGAAGCAAAGGCTTgccattattaaccgattgcaaCTCAAGTTTTAGTTTAAAATGgttattaatttgtttgtttttttcagattCTTAACAACTTTGTCAATATAACAACTTTTAAAACCCACACCAAAGTGTTTAGATCTAGATAAACAAaagttgtgtttgtcagaaacacaatgcccccaattgcgcctctttaaaatacaatttcaatatatcatttggaaggtttagaaattatctcccgtttaaagctaattacttcccttggaatgtattttttacttttgaccttaaaggataacctcaaaatgtgcagctttatgagatacacatgcatgccaaatatcaagttgatatcttcaatattacaaaagttatcgcaaaactttaaccaaggttaaagttttgggacagaatgacagacagacaggccaaaatcaatatgcccccgatcattcgatccgggggcataaaaaacgcTGTTTCATTGGATAATGACACCTATTCAAACCTTTTTTGCTTCTTTTCTACTAGATACGCGATGATAAGGAAACCAGTCCTGTGGAAGCCATGAGTGCAGTGAACCGCAATCATCTCCTGCGGCTTTTTATCCTTGAATCGCGCACACAGCTGAATGAACGCATTGGTCTGGTCCACAGTGGGATTTTTATTACTAAAACAGATTATATctgtaaaatacataaataacacaTATACCGTATAGGTTACACCATTTTTCCAAGATTTCAACAAATGACATACCGGTAGTTTGGGTTGAATGTGACCCAAATTCTTACTCAgcctaaatatttttaaaattaacattcggacttagtttcattattatataaatgtggcttctaaagtGGTGAAAAGTTTTTTTCTAAGCTTTGACTTGGTGACCTAGTTTAAGACACATGTTACCCTAATTTAAACTCAATTTCacattgatattgtcaagataagcattctgaccAATTTCATTCAAGATTGAGTCGACAATATGGGTTCtatagtggtaacaaggtttgTTCAAAGATTCGACCAGATGACCTACCTTTGGGCTAACGTGACCCACTTTTAAACTCAGCCTGTTTTAATGCCAAGATTCATACTCGGCCCAGATATTGTAAAAAGtaacattctgactaagtttcatcaatattgggGAAACACGTTAGCTCTAGGTGGTAATGAGAAATAACTTTTCGACGAATGATACACGACGCCGGACAAATGACGATCACAAATGCTTAACATGAGCACTTCGAGCCAAACTCAGGAAAGCTTAAGATTGGTGCAAGACATCTTTGTCTGGATACCCATTCGAGGCATAATAACTCTTTAAGTTATATTTTAGCTGaataaatgataaattaaataaaagagatTTTTTAATGTGAACAAATAACAGCCGTCAGCTTTATGTGTGTACAATGCATACTTAACACATGCAGTCTTCAGAAAGTTTACTTTAATGAATTACTTCGTAACTAATTTCAAAATAGAATGAAATCTTAAATACTGctaaacaacatataaaaacatagCATCCTTACTAAGACGACAATTtaccaatataattataatagacCTCACCCTGTACACTGGATTTTAAAGTAATTACATCCTAGCTTCACCACATCAGAACTGTCGTAATATCGTGTCGTATTCGTCAGATCCACGAGAACACCCAACTTTTTCTAAACATATTTTGTTAGATATCACATGTAATGAAAAGGCTCACTAACATATACTTTACCAACAAGTATTGTCCTTAAAACAGAAAAATTTGCCCCACAATTCCTTTCAATGTATGTGTCCCATTAacactaaattaaatatatattgtaaaagAGAGACATATAGACAATAATTAAATGACAGTCTTCTGAGGAAGAAAATATATTGCACATATTAACATTAATTTGCACAAGTAAGAAGCTGGGTTGTAG
This is a stretch of genomic DNA from Dreissena polymorpha isolate Duluth1 chromosome 7, UMN_Dpol_1.0, whole genome shotgun sequence. It encodes these proteins:
- the LOC127839581 gene encoding mRNA-capping enzyme-like; the protein is MSIITIGKTKRQGLGPPPDWLQCPWNGKTIENTFVPFKTPLGSKYDKDVKQEYRFTVDMLIDSQKTDKKKLGVLVDLTNTTRYYDSSDVVKLGCNYFKIQCTGNKNPTVDQTNAFIQLCARFKDKKPQEMIAVHCTHGFHRTGFLIIAYLVEKKQKRFE